The Chlorocebus sabaeus isolate Y175 chromosome 6, mChlSab1.0.hap1, whole genome shotgun sequence genome has a segment encoding these proteins:
- the KCNC3 gene encoding voltage-gated potassium channel KCNC3 isoform X4 yields the protein MLSSVCVSSFRGRQGASKQQPAPPPQPPESPPPPLLPPQQQQPAQPGPAASPAGPPAPRGPGGRRAEPCPGLPAAAMGRHGGGGGDSGKIVINVGGVRHETYRSTLRTLPGTRLAGLTEPEAAARFDYDPGADEFFFDRHPGVFAYVLNYYRTGKLHCPADVCGPLFEEELGFWGIDETDVEACCWMTYRQHRDAEEALDSFEAPDPAGAANAANAAGAHDGGLDDEAGAGGGGLDGAGGELKRLCFQDAGGGAGGPPGGAGGAGGTWWRRWQPRVWALFEDPYSSRAARYVAFASLFFILISITTFCLETHEGFIHISNKTVTQASPIPGAPPENITNVEVETEPFLTYVEGVCVVWFTFEFLMRITFCPDKVEFLKSSLNIIDCVAILPFYLEVGLSGLSSKAAKDVLGFLRVVRFVRILRIFKLTRHFVGLRVLGHTLRASTNEFLLLIIFLALGVLIFATMIYYAERIGADPDDILGSNHTYFKNIPIGFWWAVVTMTTLGYGDMYPKTWSGMLVGALCALAGVLTIAMPVPVIVNNFGMYYSLAMAKQKLPKKKNKHIPRPPQPGSPNYCKPDPPPPPPPHPHHGSGGISPPPPITPPSMGVTVAGAYPAGPHTHPGLLRGGAGGLGIMGLPPLPAPGEPCPLAQEEVIEINRADPRPNGDPAAAALAHEDCPAIDQPAMSPEDKSPITPGSRGRYSRDRACFLLTDYAPSPDGSIRKALVTA from the exons ATGCTGAGCTCAGTCTGCGTCTCGTCCTTCCGCGGGCGCCAGGGGGCCAGCAAGCAGCAGCCGGCGCCACCGCCGCAGCCGCCCGAGTCCCCGCCGCCGCCACTGCTGCcgccgcagcagcagcagcctgcgCAGCCCGGCCCCGCCGCGTCCCCGGCGGGCCCCCCGGCACCCCGCGGGCCCGGGGGCCGGCGCGCCGAGCCATGCCCCGGGCTGCCGGCGGCGGCCATGGGGCGGcacggcggcggcggtggcgacAGCGGCAAGATCGTGATCAACGTGGGCGGCGTGCGCCATGAGACGTACCGCTCGACGCTGCGCACCCTGCCGGGGACGCGGCTGGCCGGCCTGACGGAGCCCGAGGCGGCGGCACGCTTCGACTACGACCCGGGCGCCGACGAGTTCTTCTTTGACCGGCACCCGGGAGTCTTCGCGTACGTGCTCAACTACTACCGCACCGGCAAGCTGCACTGCCCGGCCGACGTGTGCGGGCCCCTGTTTGAGGAGGAGCTCGGCTTCTGGGGCATCGACGAGACCGACGTGGAGGCCTGCTGCTGGATGACCTACCGGCAGCACCGCGACGCCGAGGAGGCGCTCGACTCCTTCGAGGCGCCCGACCCAGCGGGCGCCGCCAACGCCGCCAACGCCGCGGGCGCCCACGACGGAGGCCTGGACGATGAGGCgggcgcgggcggcggcggccTGGACGGAGCGGGCGGCGAGCTCAAGCGCCTCTGCTTCCAGGACGCGGGCGGCGGCGCCGGGGGGCCGCCAGGGGGCGCGGGCGGCGCGGGCGGCACGTGGTGGCGCCGCTGGCAGCCCCGCGTGTGGGCGCTCTTCGAGGACCCCTACTCGTCGCGGGCTGCCAGG TATGTGGCCTTCGCCTCCCTCTTCTTCATCCTCATCTCCATCACCACCTTCTGCCTGGAAACCCATGAGGGCTTCATCCATATCAGCAACAAGACGGTGACCCAGGCCTCCCCGATCCCCGGGGCACCTCCGGAGAACATCACCAATGTGGAGGTGGAGACGGAGCCCTTCCTGACCTACGTGGAGGGGGTGTGCGTGGTCTGGTTCACCTTCGAGTTCCTCATGCGCATCACCTTCTGCCCAGACAAGGTGGAGTTTCTTAAAAGCAGCCTCAACATCATTGACTGTGTGGCCATCCTGCCCTTCTATCTCGAGGTGGGCCTCTCGGGCCTCAGCTCCAAGGCCGCCAAAGACGTGCTGGGCTTCCTGCGTGTGGTCCGCTTCGTCCGCATCCTGCGCATCTTCAAGCTGACCCGGCACTTCGTGGGACTGCGGGTGCTGGGACACACGCTCCGCGCCAGCACCAACGAGTTCCTGCTGCTCATCATCTTCCTGGCCCTAGGGGTGCTCATCTTCGCCACCATGATTTACTACGCTGAGCGCATCGGCGCTGACCCCGATGACATCCTGGGCTCCAACCACACCTACTTCAAGAACATCCCCATTGGCTTCTGGTGGGCCGTGGTCACCATGACGACCCTGGGCTATGGAGACATGTACCCCAAGACATGGTCGGGGATGCTGGTTGGGGCACTGTGTGCCCTGGCGGGGGTGCTGACCATCGCCATGCCCGTGCCCGTCATTGTCAACAACTTTGGCATGTACTATTCGCTGGCCATGGCCAAGCAGAAGCTGCCCAAGAAGAAGAACAAACACATCCCCCGGCCCCCGCAACCAGGCTCACCCAACTACTGCAAGCCTGACCCACCCCCGCCACCCCCGCCCCACCCGCACCATGGCAGCGGGGGCATCAGCCCGCCGCCACCCATCACCCCACCCTCCATGGGGGTGACTGTGGCCGGGGCCTACCCAGCGGGGCCCCACACGCACCCCGGGCTGCTCAGGGGGGGAGCGGGTGGGCTGGGGATCATGGGGCTGCCTCCTCTGCCGGCCCCCGGTGAGCCTTGCCCGTTGGCTCAGGAGGAGGTGATTGAGATCAACCGGGCAG ATCCTCGCCCCAATGGGGATCCGGCAGCAGCTGCACTTGCCCACGAGGACTGCCCAGCCATTGACCAGCCCGCCATGTCCCCGGAAGACAAGAGCCCCATCACTCCTGGAAGCCGTGGCCGCTACAGCCGGGATCGAGCCTGCTTCCTTCTCACCGACTATGCCCCTTCCCCTGACGGCTCCATCCGAAAAG
- the KCNC3 gene encoding voltage-gated potassium channel KCNC3 isoform X3, which translates to MLSSVCVSSFRGRQGASKQQPAPPPQPPESPPPPLLPPQQQQPAQPGPAASPAGPPAPRGPGGRRAEPCPGLPAAAMGRHGGGGGDSGKIVINVGGVRHETYRSTLRTLPGTRLAGLTEPEAAARFDYDPGADEFFFDRHPGVFAYVLNYYRTGKLHCPADVCGPLFEEELGFWGIDETDVEACCWMTYRQHRDAEEALDSFEAPDPAGAANAANAAGAHDGGLDDEAGAGGGGLDGAGGELKRLCFQDAGGGAGGPPGGAGGAGGTWWRRWQPRVWALFEDPYSSRAARYVAFASLFFILISITTFCLETHEGFIHISNKTVTQASPIPGAPPENITNVEVETEPFLTYVEGVCVVWFTFEFLMRITFCPDKVEFLKSSLNIIDCVAILPFYLEVGLSGLSSKAAKDVLGFLRVVRFVRILRIFKLTRHFVGLRVLGHTLRASTNEFLLLIIFLALGVLIFATMIYYAERIGADPDDILGSNHTYFKNIPIGFWWAVVTMTTLGYGDMYPKTWSGMLVGALCALAGVLTIAMPVPVIVNNFGMYYSLAMAKQKLPKKKNKHIPRPPQPGSPNYCKPDPPPPPPPHPHHGSGGISPPPPITPPSMGVTVAGAYPAGPHTHPGLLRGGAGGLGIMGLPPLPAPGEPCPLAQEEVIEINRADPRPNGDPAAAALAHEDCPAIDQPAMSPEDKSPITPGSRGRYSRDRACFLLTDYAPSPDGSIRKATGAPPLPPQDWRKPGPPSFLPDLNANAAAWISP; encoded by the exons ATGCTGAGCTCAGTCTGCGTCTCGTCCTTCCGCGGGCGCCAGGGGGCCAGCAAGCAGCAGCCGGCGCCACCGCCGCAGCCGCCCGAGTCCCCGCCGCCGCCACTGCTGCcgccgcagcagcagcagcctgcgCAGCCCGGCCCCGCCGCGTCCCCGGCGGGCCCCCCGGCACCCCGCGGGCCCGGGGGCCGGCGCGCCGAGCCATGCCCCGGGCTGCCGGCGGCGGCCATGGGGCGGcacggcggcggcggtggcgacAGCGGCAAGATCGTGATCAACGTGGGCGGCGTGCGCCATGAGACGTACCGCTCGACGCTGCGCACCCTGCCGGGGACGCGGCTGGCCGGCCTGACGGAGCCCGAGGCGGCGGCACGCTTCGACTACGACCCGGGCGCCGACGAGTTCTTCTTTGACCGGCACCCGGGAGTCTTCGCGTACGTGCTCAACTACTACCGCACCGGCAAGCTGCACTGCCCGGCCGACGTGTGCGGGCCCCTGTTTGAGGAGGAGCTCGGCTTCTGGGGCATCGACGAGACCGACGTGGAGGCCTGCTGCTGGATGACCTACCGGCAGCACCGCGACGCCGAGGAGGCGCTCGACTCCTTCGAGGCGCCCGACCCAGCGGGCGCCGCCAACGCCGCCAACGCCGCGGGCGCCCACGACGGAGGCCTGGACGATGAGGCgggcgcgggcggcggcggccTGGACGGAGCGGGCGGCGAGCTCAAGCGCCTCTGCTTCCAGGACGCGGGCGGCGGCGCCGGGGGGCCGCCAGGGGGCGCGGGCGGCGCGGGCGGCACGTGGTGGCGCCGCTGGCAGCCCCGCGTGTGGGCGCTCTTCGAGGACCCCTACTCGTCGCGGGCTGCCAGG TATGTGGCCTTCGCCTCCCTCTTCTTCATCCTCATCTCCATCACCACCTTCTGCCTGGAAACCCATGAGGGCTTCATCCATATCAGCAACAAGACGGTGACCCAGGCCTCCCCGATCCCCGGGGCACCTCCGGAGAACATCACCAATGTGGAGGTGGAGACGGAGCCCTTCCTGACCTACGTGGAGGGGGTGTGCGTGGTCTGGTTCACCTTCGAGTTCCTCATGCGCATCACCTTCTGCCCAGACAAGGTGGAGTTTCTTAAAAGCAGCCTCAACATCATTGACTGTGTGGCCATCCTGCCCTTCTATCTCGAGGTGGGCCTCTCGGGCCTCAGCTCCAAGGCCGCCAAAGACGTGCTGGGCTTCCTGCGTGTGGTCCGCTTCGTCCGCATCCTGCGCATCTTCAAGCTGACCCGGCACTTCGTGGGACTGCGGGTGCTGGGACACACGCTCCGCGCCAGCACCAACGAGTTCCTGCTGCTCATCATCTTCCTGGCCCTAGGGGTGCTCATCTTCGCCACCATGATTTACTACGCTGAGCGCATCGGCGCTGACCCCGATGACATCCTGGGCTCCAACCACACCTACTTCAAGAACATCCCCATTGGCTTCTGGTGGGCCGTGGTCACCATGACGACCCTGGGCTATGGAGACATGTACCCCAAGACATGGTCGGGGATGCTGGTTGGGGCACTGTGTGCCCTGGCGGGGGTGCTGACCATCGCCATGCCCGTGCCCGTCATTGTCAACAACTTTGGCATGTACTATTCGCTGGCCATGGCCAAGCAGAAGCTGCCCAAGAAGAAGAACAAACACATCCCCCGGCCCCCGCAACCAGGCTCACCCAACTACTGCAAGCCTGACCCACCCCCGCCACCCCCGCCCCACCCGCACCATGGCAGCGGGGGCATCAGCCCGCCGCCACCCATCACCCCACCCTCCATGGGGGTGACTGTGGCCGGGGCCTACCCAGCGGGGCCCCACACGCACCCCGGGCTGCTCAGGGGGGGAGCGGGTGGGCTGGGGATCATGGGGCTGCCTCCTCTGCCGGCCCCCGGTGAGCCTTGCCCGTTGGCTCAGGAGGAGGTGATTGAGATCAACCGGGCAG ATCCTCGCCCCAATGGGGATCCGGCAGCAGCTGCACTTGCCCACGAGGACTGCCCAGCCATTGACCAGCCCGCCATGTCCCCGGAAGACAAGAGCCCCATCACTCCTGGAAGCCGTGGCCGCTACAGCCGGGATCGAGCCTGCTTCCTTCTCACCGACTATGCCCCTTCCCCTGACGGCTCCATCCGAAAAG CCACTGGTGCTCCCCCACTGCCCCCCCAAGACTGGCGTAAGCCAGGCCCCCCAAGCTTCTTGCCCGACCTCAACGCCAACGCCGCGGCCTGGATATCCCCCTAG
- the KCNC3 gene encoding voltage-gated potassium channel KCNC3 isoform X2 has protein sequence MLSSVCVSSFRGRQGASKQQPAPPPQPPESPPPPLLPPQQQQPAQPGPAASPAGPPAPRGPGGRRAEPCPGLPAAAMGRHGGGGGDSGKIVINVGGVRHETYRSTLRTLPGTRLAGLTEPEAAARFDYDPGADEFFFDRHPGVFAYVLNYYRTGKLHCPADVCGPLFEEELGFWGIDETDVEACCWMTYRQHRDAEEALDSFEAPDPAGAANAANAAGAHDGGLDDEAGAGGGGLDGAGGELKRLCFQDAGGGAGGPPGGAGGAGGTWWRRWQPRVWALFEDPYSSRAARYVAFASLFFILISITTFCLETHEGFIHISNKTVTQASPIPGAPPENITNVEVETEPFLTYVEGVCVVWFTFEFLMRITFCPDKVEFLKSSLNIIDCVAILPFYLEVGLSGLSSKAAKDVLGFLRVVRFVRILRIFKLTRHFVGLRVLGHTLRASTNEFLLLIIFLALGVLIFATMIYYAERIGADPDDILGSNHTYFKNIPIGFWWAVVTMTTLGYGDMYPKTWSGMLVGALCALAGVLTIAMPVPVIVNNFGMYYSLAMAKQKLPKKKNKHIPRPPQPGSPNYCKPDPPPPPPPHPHHGSGGISPPPPITPPSMGVTVAGAYPAGPHTHPGLLRGGAGGLGIMGLPPLPAPGEPCPLAQEEVIEINRADPRPNGDPAAAALAHEDCPAIDQPAMSPEDKSPITPGSRGRYSRDRACFLLTDYAPSPDGSIRKGEVSPHWPPGTLPLSPLPRGGRRGGWGEEALDFPSLDPKPPPSQIFPVPPAPSFLTTDPSPVYSMSIPPTLWPLPYPQPLVLPHCPPKTGVSQAPQASCPTSTPTPRPGYPPSGRTPSPGLLSPPETSRDPRSPPFPSPQVTRNPAA, from the exons ATGCTGAGCTCAGTCTGCGTCTCGTCCTTCCGCGGGCGCCAGGGGGCCAGCAAGCAGCAGCCGGCGCCACCGCCGCAGCCGCCCGAGTCCCCGCCGCCGCCACTGCTGCcgccgcagcagcagcagcctgcgCAGCCCGGCCCCGCCGCGTCCCCGGCGGGCCCCCCGGCACCCCGCGGGCCCGGGGGCCGGCGCGCCGAGCCATGCCCCGGGCTGCCGGCGGCGGCCATGGGGCGGcacggcggcggcggtggcgacAGCGGCAAGATCGTGATCAACGTGGGCGGCGTGCGCCATGAGACGTACCGCTCGACGCTGCGCACCCTGCCGGGGACGCGGCTGGCCGGCCTGACGGAGCCCGAGGCGGCGGCACGCTTCGACTACGACCCGGGCGCCGACGAGTTCTTCTTTGACCGGCACCCGGGAGTCTTCGCGTACGTGCTCAACTACTACCGCACCGGCAAGCTGCACTGCCCGGCCGACGTGTGCGGGCCCCTGTTTGAGGAGGAGCTCGGCTTCTGGGGCATCGACGAGACCGACGTGGAGGCCTGCTGCTGGATGACCTACCGGCAGCACCGCGACGCCGAGGAGGCGCTCGACTCCTTCGAGGCGCCCGACCCAGCGGGCGCCGCCAACGCCGCCAACGCCGCGGGCGCCCACGACGGAGGCCTGGACGATGAGGCgggcgcgggcggcggcggccTGGACGGAGCGGGCGGCGAGCTCAAGCGCCTCTGCTTCCAGGACGCGGGCGGCGGCGCCGGGGGGCCGCCAGGGGGCGCGGGCGGCGCGGGCGGCACGTGGTGGCGCCGCTGGCAGCCCCGCGTGTGGGCGCTCTTCGAGGACCCCTACTCGTCGCGGGCTGCCAGG TATGTGGCCTTCGCCTCCCTCTTCTTCATCCTCATCTCCATCACCACCTTCTGCCTGGAAACCCATGAGGGCTTCATCCATATCAGCAACAAGACGGTGACCCAGGCCTCCCCGATCCCCGGGGCACCTCCGGAGAACATCACCAATGTGGAGGTGGAGACGGAGCCCTTCCTGACCTACGTGGAGGGGGTGTGCGTGGTCTGGTTCACCTTCGAGTTCCTCATGCGCATCACCTTCTGCCCAGACAAGGTGGAGTTTCTTAAAAGCAGCCTCAACATCATTGACTGTGTGGCCATCCTGCCCTTCTATCTCGAGGTGGGCCTCTCGGGCCTCAGCTCCAAGGCCGCCAAAGACGTGCTGGGCTTCCTGCGTGTGGTCCGCTTCGTCCGCATCCTGCGCATCTTCAAGCTGACCCGGCACTTCGTGGGACTGCGGGTGCTGGGACACACGCTCCGCGCCAGCACCAACGAGTTCCTGCTGCTCATCATCTTCCTGGCCCTAGGGGTGCTCATCTTCGCCACCATGATTTACTACGCTGAGCGCATCGGCGCTGACCCCGATGACATCCTGGGCTCCAACCACACCTACTTCAAGAACATCCCCATTGGCTTCTGGTGGGCCGTGGTCACCATGACGACCCTGGGCTATGGAGACATGTACCCCAAGACATGGTCGGGGATGCTGGTTGGGGCACTGTGTGCCCTGGCGGGGGTGCTGACCATCGCCATGCCCGTGCCCGTCATTGTCAACAACTTTGGCATGTACTATTCGCTGGCCATGGCCAAGCAGAAGCTGCCCAAGAAGAAGAACAAACACATCCCCCGGCCCCCGCAACCAGGCTCACCCAACTACTGCAAGCCTGACCCACCCCCGCCACCCCCGCCCCACCCGCACCATGGCAGCGGGGGCATCAGCCCGCCGCCACCCATCACCCCACCCTCCATGGGGGTGACTGTGGCCGGGGCCTACCCAGCGGGGCCCCACACGCACCCCGGGCTGCTCAGGGGGGGAGCGGGTGGGCTGGGGATCATGGGGCTGCCTCCTCTGCCGGCCCCCGGTGAGCCTTGCCCGTTGGCTCAGGAGGAGGTGATTGAGATCAACCGGGCAG ATCCTCGCCCCAATGGGGATCCGGCAGCAGCTGCACTTGCCCACGAGGACTGCCCAGCCATTGACCAGCCCGCCATGTCCCCGGAAGACAAGAGCCCCATCACTCCTGGAAGCCGTGGCCGCTACAGCCGGGATCGAGCCTGCTTCCTTCTCACCGACTATGCCCCTTCCCCTGACGGCTCCATCCGAAAAGGTGAGGTGTCCCCCCACTGGCCCCCTGggaccctccctctctctcccctgcccaggggagggaggagagggggatGGGGGGAGGAGGCGCTGGACTTCCCTTCCCTTGACCCCAAACCGCCTCCATCCCAGATCTTCCCTGTACCCCCCGCCCCAAGTTTCCTCACCACTGACCCTTCACCTGTCTATTCCATGTCCATCCCCCCAACCCTCTGGCCTCTCCCCTACCCCCAGCCACTGGTGCTCCCCCACTGCCCCCCCAAGACTGGCGTAAGCCAGGCCCCCCAAGCTTCTTGCCCGACCTCAACGCCAACGCCGCGGCCTGGATATCCCCCTAGTGGACGAACCCCCTCCCCCGGG
- the KCNC3 gene encoding voltage-gated potassium channel KCNC3 isoform X1, which produces MLSSVCVSSFRGRQGASKQQPAPPPQPPESPPPPLLPPQQQQPAQPGPAASPAGPPAPRGPGGRRAEPCPGLPAAAMGRHGGGGGDSGKIVINVGGVRHETYRSTLRTLPGTRLAGLTEPEAAARFDYDPGADEFFFDRHPGVFAYVLNYYRTGKLHCPADVCGPLFEEELGFWGIDETDVEACCWMTYRQHRDAEEALDSFEAPDPAGAANAANAAGAHDGGLDDEAGAGGGGLDGAGGELKRLCFQDAGGGAGGPPGGAGGAGGTWWRRWQPRVWALFEDPYSSRAARYVAFASLFFILISITTFCLETHEGFIHISNKTVTQASPIPGAPPENITNVEVETEPFLTYVEGVCVVWFTFEFLMRITFCPDKVEFLKSSLNIIDCVAILPFYLEVGLSGLSSKAAKDVLGFLRVVRFVRILRIFKLTRHFVGLRVLGHTLRASTNEFLLLIIFLALGVLIFATMIYYAERIGADPDDILGSNHTYFKNIPIGFWWAVVTMTTLGYGDMYPKTWSGMLVGALCALAGVLTIAMPVPVIVNNFGMYYSLAMAKQKLPKKKNKHIPRPPQPGSPNYCKPDPPPPPPPHPHHGSGGISPPPPITPPSMGVTVAGAYPAGPHTHPGLLRGGAGGLGIMGLPPLPAPGEPCPLAQEEVIEINRADPRPNGDPAAAALAHEDCPAIDQPAMSPEDKSPITPGSRGRYSRDRACFLLTDYAPSPDGSIRKGEVSPHWPPGTLPLSPLPRGGRRGGWGEEALDFPSLDPKPPPSQIFPVPPAPSFLTTDPSPVYSMSIPPTLWPLPYPQPLVLPHCPPKTGVSQAPQASCPTSTPTPRPGYPPSGRTPSPGLLSPPETSRDPRSPPFPSPQVSNWEWLGGGVPKTPGFKSTPNPSLLWSRHLCPDSPLSIAWKSHRTPCRAAEPCRQTQAL; this is translated from the exons ATGCTGAGCTCAGTCTGCGTCTCGTCCTTCCGCGGGCGCCAGGGGGCCAGCAAGCAGCAGCCGGCGCCACCGCCGCAGCCGCCCGAGTCCCCGCCGCCGCCACTGCTGCcgccgcagcagcagcagcctgcgCAGCCCGGCCCCGCCGCGTCCCCGGCGGGCCCCCCGGCACCCCGCGGGCCCGGGGGCCGGCGCGCCGAGCCATGCCCCGGGCTGCCGGCGGCGGCCATGGGGCGGcacggcggcggcggtggcgacAGCGGCAAGATCGTGATCAACGTGGGCGGCGTGCGCCATGAGACGTACCGCTCGACGCTGCGCACCCTGCCGGGGACGCGGCTGGCCGGCCTGACGGAGCCCGAGGCGGCGGCACGCTTCGACTACGACCCGGGCGCCGACGAGTTCTTCTTTGACCGGCACCCGGGAGTCTTCGCGTACGTGCTCAACTACTACCGCACCGGCAAGCTGCACTGCCCGGCCGACGTGTGCGGGCCCCTGTTTGAGGAGGAGCTCGGCTTCTGGGGCATCGACGAGACCGACGTGGAGGCCTGCTGCTGGATGACCTACCGGCAGCACCGCGACGCCGAGGAGGCGCTCGACTCCTTCGAGGCGCCCGACCCAGCGGGCGCCGCCAACGCCGCCAACGCCGCGGGCGCCCACGACGGAGGCCTGGACGATGAGGCgggcgcgggcggcggcggccTGGACGGAGCGGGCGGCGAGCTCAAGCGCCTCTGCTTCCAGGACGCGGGCGGCGGCGCCGGGGGGCCGCCAGGGGGCGCGGGCGGCGCGGGCGGCACGTGGTGGCGCCGCTGGCAGCCCCGCGTGTGGGCGCTCTTCGAGGACCCCTACTCGTCGCGGGCTGCCAGG TATGTGGCCTTCGCCTCCCTCTTCTTCATCCTCATCTCCATCACCACCTTCTGCCTGGAAACCCATGAGGGCTTCATCCATATCAGCAACAAGACGGTGACCCAGGCCTCCCCGATCCCCGGGGCACCTCCGGAGAACATCACCAATGTGGAGGTGGAGACGGAGCCCTTCCTGACCTACGTGGAGGGGGTGTGCGTGGTCTGGTTCACCTTCGAGTTCCTCATGCGCATCACCTTCTGCCCAGACAAGGTGGAGTTTCTTAAAAGCAGCCTCAACATCATTGACTGTGTGGCCATCCTGCCCTTCTATCTCGAGGTGGGCCTCTCGGGCCTCAGCTCCAAGGCCGCCAAAGACGTGCTGGGCTTCCTGCGTGTGGTCCGCTTCGTCCGCATCCTGCGCATCTTCAAGCTGACCCGGCACTTCGTGGGACTGCGGGTGCTGGGACACACGCTCCGCGCCAGCACCAACGAGTTCCTGCTGCTCATCATCTTCCTGGCCCTAGGGGTGCTCATCTTCGCCACCATGATTTACTACGCTGAGCGCATCGGCGCTGACCCCGATGACATCCTGGGCTCCAACCACACCTACTTCAAGAACATCCCCATTGGCTTCTGGTGGGCCGTGGTCACCATGACGACCCTGGGCTATGGAGACATGTACCCCAAGACATGGTCGGGGATGCTGGTTGGGGCACTGTGTGCCCTGGCGGGGGTGCTGACCATCGCCATGCCCGTGCCCGTCATTGTCAACAACTTTGGCATGTACTATTCGCTGGCCATGGCCAAGCAGAAGCTGCCCAAGAAGAAGAACAAACACATCCCCCGGCCCCCGCAACCAGGCTCACCCAACTACTGCAAGCCTGACCCACCCCCGCCACCCCCGCCCCACCCGCACCATGGCAGCGGGGGCATCAGCCCGCCGCCACCCATCACCCCACCCTCCATGGGGGTGACTGTGGCCGGGGCCTACCCAGCGGGGCCCCACACGCACCCCGGGCTGCTCAGGGGGGGAGCGGGTGGGCTGGGGATCATGGGGCTGCCTCCTCTGCCGGCCCCCGGTGAGCCTTGCCCGTTGGCTCAGGAGGAGGTGATTGAGATCAACCGGGCAG ATCCTCGCCCCAATGGGGATCCGGCAGCAGCTGCACTTGCCCACGAGGACTGCCCAGCCATTGACCAGCCCGCCATGTCCCCGGAAGACAAGAGCCCCATCACTCCTGGAAGCCGTGGCCGCTACAGCCGGGATCGAGCCTGCTTCCTTCTCACCGACTATGCCCCTTCCCCTGACGGCTCCATCCGAAAAGGTGAGGTGTCCCCCCACTGGCCCCCTGggaccctccctctctctcccctgcccaggggagggaggagagggggatGGGGGGAGGAGGCGCTGGACTTCCCTTCCCTTGACCCCAAACCGCCTCCATCCCAGATCTTCCCTGTACCCCCCGCCCCAAGTTTCCTCACCACTGACCCTTCACCTGTCTATTCCATGTCCATCCCCCCAACCCTCTGGCCTCTCCCCTACCCCCAGCCACTGGTGCTCCCCCACTGCCCCCCCAAGACTGGCGTAAGCCAGGCCCCCCAAGCTTCTTGCCCGACCTCAACGCCAACGCCGCGGCCTGGATATCCCCCTAGTGGACGAACCCCCTCCCCCGGG